In Herpetosiphon gulosus, one genomic interval encodes:
- a CDS encoding FAD-binding dehydrogenase yields the protein MHYDADVVIVGAGLAGLVAAAELADAGKKVILVDQESEQNLGGQAFWSFGGLFLVDSPEQRRLKIKDSYELALQDWLGTAAFDRPEDYWPRKWAEAYLAFAAGEKRQWLYDQGMRFFPVVGWAERGGYGAIGHGNSVPRFHITWGTGPGVVAPFERRVRAAAQKGLITLKFRHRVNQLLLNGGAIAGIEGDILEPSSLPRGAPSSRKIVGSFTFQAQAVIVTSGGIGANHDLVRKNWPERLGQAPKTMVAGVPDYVDGRMLAITEAAGGTIINPDRMWHYTEGLQNWKPIWTNHGIRILPGPSSMWFDALGQRLPVPLFPGFDSLGTLKHLMHTGYDYSWFILTQKIIEKEFALSGSEQNPDLTNKSVRQVLSRVLPGATPPVEAFKRHGADFVVRDNLGDLIKGMNALTAEPLLDAAAIEREIQARDREMTNPFTKDMQITALRGARNYIGDKLIRVAKPHQILDRSAGPLIAVRLNILTRKSLGGLQTDLSARVIGQDGQPISGLYAAGEVAGFGGGGMHGYRSLEGTFLGGCIFSGRTAGRAAAEALA from the coding sequence ATGCACTATGATGCCGATGTGGTCATTGTTGGAGCAGGTTTGGCAGGGCTGGTGGCCGCTGCTGAGCTAGCCGATGCCGGCAAAAAGGTGATCTTGGTTGATCAAGAATCCGAGCAAAATCTTGGTGGTCAAGCATTTTGGTCGTTTGGTGGTTTGTTTCTCGTCGATTCCCCAGAACAACGTCGCCTCAAAATCAAAGATTCTTATGAGTTAGCATTGCAAGATTGGCTCGGAACTGCCGCATTTGATCGGCCTGAGGATTATTGGCCACGCAAGTGGGCTGAGGCCTATTTAGCCTTTGCTGCTGGCGAAAAACGCCAATGGCTCTACGATCAAGGGATGCGCTTTTTCCCGGTCGTTGGCTGGGCTGAACGTGGTGGCTATGGCGCAATCGGCCATGGCAATTCGGTACCACGCTTTCATATTACCTGGGGCACTGGCCCGGGCGTAGTTGCGCCATTTGAACGCCGAGTGCGAGCTGCCGCCCAAAAAGGCTTGATCACGCTGAAATTTCGCCATCGAGTTAATCAATTATTGCTCAATGGTGGGGCAATCGCGGGCATCGAAGGCGATATTTTGGAGCCAAGCAGCCTGCCACGCGGTGCACCAAGCTCACGCAAGATCGTCGGCAGTTTCACATTTCAAGCGCAGGCGGTAATTGTAACCTCAGGTGGTATTGGCGCAAACCACGATTTGGTGCGCAAAAATTGGCCTGAACGACTGGGCCAAGCTCCCAAAACCATGGTGGCTGGTGTACCCGATTATGTTGATGGCCGCATGTTGGCAATTACCGAGGCCGCTGGTGGCACGATTATCAATCCTGATCGGATGTGGCATTACACCGAGGGCTTGCAAAATTGGAAGCCAATCTGGACCAACCATGGGATTCGAATTTTGCCCGGGCCATCGTCGATGTGGTTCGATGCGCTTGGTCAGCGTTTGCCTGTGCCGCTCTTCCCGGGCTTCGATAGCCTTGGCACACTCAAACATTTGATGCACACTGGCTACGACTATAGCTGGTTTATTCTGACTCAAAAAATTATCGAAAAAGAATTTGCGCTCTCTGGCTCAGAGCAAAACCCCGATTTGACCAACAAAAGCGTGCGTCAAGTGCTCAGTCGGGTCTTACCAGGAGCTACTCCGCCAGTTGAGGCCTTCAAGCGCCATGGAGCCGATTTTGTGGTGCGCGATAATTTGGGCGATTTGATCAAAGGTATGAATGCCCTGACTGCTGAGCCATTGCTGGATGCGGCGGCGATCGAGCGCGAAATTCAGGCTCGCGACCGCGAAATGACCAACCCATTTACCAAAGATATGCAAATTACGGCTTTACGTGGTGCTCGTAACTACATCGGCGATAAATTAATTCGGGTCGCCAAACCGCACCAAATTTTAGATCGGAGCGCTGGACCATTGATTGCCGTGCGTTTGAATATTCTGACCCGCAAAAGCTTGGGTGGTTTGCAAACCGATCTTTCGGCGCGGGTAATTGGCCAAGATGGGCAGCCAATCAGCGGTTTATATGCTGCTGGTGAGGTCGCAGGCTTTGGCGGCGGTGGCATGCATGGCTATCGTTCGCTCGAAGGCACCTTCCTTGGTGGCTGTATTTTTTCGGGGCGCACCGCCGGAAGAGCAGCGGCTGAGGCCTTGGCTTAA
- a CDS encoding NAD(P)-dependent alcohol dehydrogenase, whose protein sequence is MKAILFYEYGNPNVLQLREVERPTLQANHVLIKVHSASINTLDWHQLTGPIMIRLLNGALRKPKINTLGLDVAGWVEAVGSQVTKFKPGDAVFGTTQGSLAEYVCATEDQLVLKPANVAFEAAAATPVAAFTAMYALSDLGKIQAGQRVLINGASGAVGSFAIQIAKAYGAEITAICSPRNAEIAQSIGASDWIDYTREDLRQHSHRYDLILGVNGYQSIFNYRKALTPTGRYIAIGGALPQILQAVALGRILSLGSSKTLQFLGVAPIRHTTLLKLQQLLESGQLKPVIDRCYTLPEAAEALRYLGAGHAQGKIVINVL, encoded by the coding sequence ATGAAAGCGATACTTTTTTATGAATATGGCAACCCAAATGTACTTCAATTACGTGAAGTTGAACGCCCTACTCTTCAAGCGAATCACGTGTTGATCAAAGTCCATTCGGCCTCGATCAACACACTTGATTGGCATCAACTGACTGGGCCGATCATGATTCGCTTGTTGAATGGAGCCTTGCGTAAGCCAAAAATTAACACACTTGGCTTAGATGTCGCTGGCTGGGTTGAGGCGGTTGGCTCGCAGGTAACCAAATTTAAGCCTGGCGATGCGGTTTTTGGCACGACCCAAGGGTCATTAGCGGAATATGTATGTGCAACCGAAGATCAGCTGGTCTTGAAACCTGCGAATGTTGCATTTGAGGCGGCAGCGGCAACGCCCGTGGCAGCATTTACCGCAATGTATGCTCTGAGCGATTTGGGCAAGATTCAAGCTGGGCAGCGGGTGTTGATCAATGGCGCTTCGGGGGCGGTTGGCAGCTTTGCAATCCAAATTGCCAAAGCCTATGGCGCTGAGATAACTGCGATTTGCAGCCCACGCAATGCTGAAATTGCTCAATCGATCGGAGCCAGCGATTGGATTGATTATACCCGTGAGGATTTGCGCCAGCATAGTCACCGCTATGATCTGATTCTTGGAGTCAATGGCTATCAATCGATTTTCAACTATCGTAAAGCGCTCACGCCGACTGGTCGGTATATTGCAATTGGCGGTGCTTTGCCTCAAATTCTGCAAGCAGTCGCTTTGGGCCGCATACTATCGTTGGGTAGTAGCAAGACCTTGCAATTTCTGGGGGTTGCGCCAATTCGCCATACGACCTTACTGAAGCTCCAACAGTTGCTTGAATCAGGCCAACTTAAGCCTGTAATTGATCGCTGCTATACCTTGCCCGAGGCGGCTGAGGCATTGCGCTACCTTGGGGCGGGCCATGCACAGGGTAAAATTGTGATTAACGTGCTTTAA
- a CDS encoding DUF4386 domain-containing protein, whose product MKLQTGRIGLAYTTEQTQRDLAGLRFKSRMAGAIYLLIIIGGLFAVGFVPAALIVGNDAAATALNIQTQPSLYRMGLAVHLIIALCNIPLAAIFYDLFRLANKSLARMVLFFILVAVAIESVNLLNHFEPLILLQSVRYANGIPSEQLYLHAASALELETTGFNLSLAFVGCYCLTAGMLILCSQILPRLVGVLLMLGGAAYVINCFISILAPSVAASLFPLIQIPSFLGEASICLWLLIKGVKVDASQNAG is encoded by the coding sequence ATGAAGCTTCAAACTGGACGAATCGGCCTTGCATACACTACCGAACAAACTCAACGAGATTTGGCTGGGCTACGGTTTAAATCGCGCATGGCTGGCGCAATCTATTTGTTAATTATCATTGGTGGCCTGTTTGCGGTCGGATTTGTGCCAGCCGCTCTGATTGTGGGCAATGATGCCGCGGCAACTGCCCTTAATATTCAAACCCAGCCTAGCCTTTATCGCATGGGCTTGGCGGTACATTTAATCATTGCCTTGTGCAATATTCCTTTGGCGGCGATTTTCTATGATCTGTTTCGGCTGGCAAACAAGAGCTTAGCGCGAATGGTGTTGTTTTTCATTTTGGTGGCCGTGGCGATCGAGAGTGTCAATTTGCTTAATCACTTTGAGCCATTAATTTTGTTGCAAAGTGTCCGCTATGCCAACGGAATTCCAAGCGAACAATTGTATTTGCATGCCGCCAGTGCCCTCGAATTGGAAACAACTGGCTTTAACCTGAGCTTGGCTTTTGTCGGCTGTTATTGCTTAACGGCGGGCATGTTAATTCTGTGCTCACAGATTTTACCGCGCTTGGTTGGGGTATTGTTGATGCTTGGTGGCGCAGCCTATGTGATCAATTGCTTTATTAGCATCCTTGCCCCAAGTGTTGCTGCTAGTCTTTTTCCCTTGATTCAAATTCCTTCGTTTCTGGGCGAAGCCTCGATTTGCCTTTGGCTGCTGATCAAAGGGGTGAAGGTTGATGCTAGTCAGAACGCTGGGTAA